In Bacteroidota bacterium, one genomic interval encodes:
- a CDS encoding DUF4197 domain-containing protein, with the protein MKKIYFAILTLALLLGTNKINAQLLEEAQKFVKQKTTSTLTQNDATKGIKEVLEKGTTAAVSKVSKVNGYLNDPQIKIPFPQNAKTIETKLRAVGLGKKVDQVVESMNRAAEDAATGAQPIFLNAIKGLNVQNAVQIVKGDNNAATQYLKGKTSSQLATQFKPVIQKSLDKVNATKYWNSMMSSYNKIPLVKKVNPDLSDYVTQKAIEGLFVKMGQEEAKIRTNPAQQTSSALKNVFGTVTAK; encoded by the coding sequence ATGAAGAAAATATATTTCGCTATTCTTACTTTGGCATTGCTTCTGGGAACAAATAAAATAAATGCCCAGTTGTTGGAAGAAGCCCAGAAGTTTGTAAAACAAAAAACGACTTCAACATTGACACAGAATGATGCCACCAAAGGTATTAAGGAAGTTTTGGAAAAAGGCACCACAGCCGCAGTTTCTAAAGTGTCAAAAGTAAATGGATATTTAAACGATCCCCAGATTAAGATCCCTTTTCCACAGAATGCAAAAACAATAGAAACAAAGCTTAGAGCAGTGGGACTTGGGAAAAAGGTCGATCAGGTTGTGGAATCAATGAACCGTGCTGCCGAGGATGCTGCTACAGGCGCCCAGCCCATATTCCTTAATGCTATAAAAGGATTAAATGTACAGAATGCAGTTCAAATTGTGAAAGGAGATAACAATGCTGCTACTCAGTATCTTAAGGGTAAAACCTCTTCACAGTTGGCAACTCAATTCAAACCCGTGATTCAAAAATCATTGGATAAAGTGAATGCTACGAAATACTGGAATAGCATGATGAGCTCCTATAATAAAATTCCATTGGTGAAGAAGGTAAATCCTGATCTTTCTGATTATGTGACCCAAAAAGCCATTGAGGGTTTATTTGTGAAAATGGGACAGGAAGAAGCAAAAATCCGTACAAACCCGGCGCAGCAGACTTCTTCTGCCCTTAAAAATGTTTTTGGAACTGTTACAGCAAAATAA